The genomic stretch TCACATCCACCAGACATACGTGGTCTACTCCTTGTCCCTGGATGGGGACGTGACCCTGGAGCCTGCCTCGTGCCCATCCCGCTGGGTGACAGAGGAGGAATTCCGTGCCTCAGCTGTCTCCACAGCTATGAAGAAGGTACTGGGGGTTCCCCGGggcctttcctcccctccctcagcCTTCCTGTGCTCCTGGGAGAGCCTCTGGCATCCCCCCAGCCTCTGTGGGCAGCCTCAGCTCCAGGACCTGGCTGCTCGTCAGCTCTGGGCTCTCTTGTGCTTCCTTCAGGTCCTGAAAGCGTGTGAGAAGGGGAGCAGCCCCGGCCAGGTGAGCATTGCTGGAGGGTGCGGGGggccccaggagctgctgtgggtcaGGCTCTGCTGTGTGGTGCTGGGGTTTGTGCTGAGGCCGAGGAGCATCCCCATCCTGGGGCATTGCCCCGGGTGTCCCCAGTACCAGGGTCCCCTTGCTCCAGAGGGGATCCGTGGGGTTGGGTTGAGCCCTGCTGTGTTTCCACAGGGCTCCAAGCGGAAGCGAGGGGCAAAGGCACAGGGCACAGGCAGCCCCGGCCCTGGGACACAGCTCTCCCTCCGCGCCTTCCTCCGGCCACCAACTGCCCCGTGACGGCACCTTCAACATGAGAGCATGAGAGCCCCGTGCTGCCGTGAGCCCTGCCTGCGGTGTGGGGATGGCATTCCCGTGTTCCTGTGAGCCCAGTACCCAGCCCTGTCAGTGTCCTGTTCCATGCAGAATTCACCAGGCCCCCCTATGGGGAGTTGTGCCTTGATGTGGCCCCTATGGTCCTGGATGTGCCCGGAGCCCCGCTTGTCCCCCTGCTTTGGTTGGGGCCCTCCTGGGGTTATTTGGCTCCGTACAACCACTGCTCCAGCACTGTGGGCTCGTGGCAGCAGGGTTTCTCTCTGGCAGCAGGAAGGCTGTGGCCAcattgctcctgcagccctgtccctgcctgcacctcACCCGCCAGGCAGGGGTTGTGGGTCCTGCTGTCCCCGGCCTCCCACAGCCCTTTTTATACGCTCGTTTTTACTGAACCTGAGCCGCAGGCTTTCTAATAATAAATCTAAAGCGTGTGTGGGTTTTGTAAGTGACTTTCTGCCTCTGTTGCGCTGTGCTAAGCTGAGGTGTGGGGCAGCCTGCGGTTGAGTGTGAGGATGGCCTGCAGGATCCCTGCATCTGGGCAGGGGACGGCAAGGGATTACTTCATTAATGCACCCACGAGTCCCTCAGCTGAGCATTAACTGCTGGTGACCCCAAATGCGGCACCCAGAGCACCTCTGCAGCGAGGGCAGGTGTCAGCCCTGGGCCCTGCACGGCTCCTGCCCTTCTCCATCAGGCTGTTCCTGTGCTCAGGCTGTGGCTTTTCTCTGTGATGCACAGGAGCATCCTTACAAGGGCACAAGCCTGGGGGGCTGGCAGGGATGGGCCTGTCCTGGGGGTGTCCAAGGGGCAAGTGGCCTTAATTTAGGGACTGCAGGACTGGGGAAAGCCTGATTTGGGGGGCACTCATCACATCTTAaatggaaggagaggaaaaaccaAAGCAGTGCTTACAAGTTAATTCTTTAATGGAGAGGAGCAAGAACCCATTGCTTGCCCTGTACAGGGGCTGGCCACGCTCTGGTGGCAACCACTGGTAAGTGGCAGTGTCCATGGCTCCTGCGTTATCTGCTCCCCTCTGGCAGCCCCTCATCCCCCTGTGGCAGGgggagctgctgtgccagcagtgTTCACAGCCGTGCAGAACAAGGCTCATTAAGTTAACATGAAATGAAGGAAGAGCTCTTCACGTGAGGTCAATAAATCACTGGGAACCCAGGGAAGAGAGAACTCACCCTCCATCATGGGGGATGCTCAGAGTCCTGCTGGACATGGCCCTGAGCAATGTGCTCCCACATGGAGCTGGCTCTGGCTTGATCTGGAGCTGTCCCTTGGTCCCTGCCCCTGGTATCTCTACAGGGCTGTATTGCCCCAGGGTTGGACCAGAGAGGATGGGGAGCTGAGGGAGGAGGACCGCAGTGTTGCCACTACTGCTGCTGGTCCATATAGATCTGCACAGCTTTCCACAGTGCCCGTATATTGCCTTCCCCGAAGCCTGGTGCTCCCCGCCGGTCAATGAGCTCCAGGAAGAAAGTCTCTTCAGAGAAGATGGGATGGGTGAAGATCTGCATCAGATACTCCTGGGAAGGGCTCTCTGCAGCATCAGTGCCCTTGTCCCTGGGTGCTGTGGTGTCCAGCAGGATGCCCAGCTCTGACAGTGCGTGTGGGTCCTGCCCGGCCCCCTCGATCTCCTCTGCTTTGCCATCCTGGCTGTAGTAGGTGCCTGGGGGTGTGAAGAACCGCGCTCCCCGCTGCTGCAACGTCCTGGTCGTGGTAACAATATCAGTGGTGCGGAGGCCGACGTGCTGGATCCCGGCCCCACCGTGCTGCTCTAGGAAGGTGTCAACTTGGTTGGTGCCATCCTTGGAGAGGGACTCAGCGAGGACGAGCTTGCAGCTGTGTCCCGGGGTGCCCTGGGTGCTCTGCAGGGCAAGGAGCAGCATCCCTGTCCCCTGCCCCCCGAGCACATACCCCTTGTCCAGCCTCTCCTGCGGGTTCAGCAGGAAGCGCTGGAAGCCGAAGCAGCGCTGGTACCAGTCCAGAGCTGCTCGCGTACCGCCCCGCCGGCACACGTACGTGATGTGGTCGAAGTGGGTGATCTCGATCCCATCCCCTGTGGCTGAGGATGCTCCTCGGATGGGCTGGAAGCCGGGCAGGAAGGGTCCCCGGTAGCGGGATCGGTCCAGAAGGGTATGGCTGATGTTGCCCACAACGGACCTCACCACCCCATAGGTGACGGACCCGCCGTCATCCCTCACCTCGGTgggaggcactggcacagagcaTCCCCggctctgcagctgcctgcagagccccgGCACATCGTCCACCTCGAAGCAGACATTGGAGGCTGTGCCCAAGGTGGGCCGGGGGTCCACGTCGTAAAGGAATTCAGTGGCAGGTGCTGGATTCAGGCGCTCATTGAGGAGGAAGACGGCGCATCCCCGGCACAGAGCCAGCTGCCGGACCCGCGGCGTCTCCCGCACGGCCACGGGCTGGAAGCGGAAGGTGTTGGCCAGGTCCTGGGCCCAGCCCTGCCTGTAGGGCACGTGGAGGGAGATGAAGAAGGGGCGGCTCAGCGAGGCTGCCATGGCTgggcaggctgcagggaggatGCATGGGGTCAGGGGGGTTTGTTGGTCATGGGAAGCAGCCATTCCCCACCTTGCACAGAGCCTGAATGCATCTGCATGCACCAATGCATGTAAATCCGCACCCCTTAAAGgagtgtatttttaataagtGGGTCTCCCAAGCCAATGTGCACTGTGTAAGGGCACCCACCTTTAGACCAGCTGCAaagagctgcccaaagatgccAAACCATCCCACCACCCCTTTGCTATGCTGCCCCGTTGCACATCTGTGCCTGGATTCGCACAGGGGGAAAGCCCTGAGCCTTGGCTGCAGCCGTGCaggtccctgctggagcccttTGTCCCTCAAGGATGCTGCAAGGAGGCTGGGGGTAATCGGGGTGAAGGAGATGTGCTGCATGTGTAAGCAGGACTCCAGGGACACGGgttgggcagggagagaatGTTCTATTCCAGCAACAGCAACGTGGAGGATGGACTGGTAAACAGGGAGCTACACTCTGGTTACAGCCAAAGGGCCCTTGTGCCTGTAGTGCCCACAAATGGTGGGGGTGAGCAGCACTGATgtgccctcccctccccaacAAGGATAGTGTGGAGCTACTGTGCTTCCTGCAACAGGCTCGGGGCAGTGACCTCGCCTTAGGGTGCAGTGGGTGAAATAGGAGAGACGCTGCAGGAAGAGACCTCCCTCCCCACACACATACCCTTCACTGTGAAGAAGGGGAATGCTCTGTCCAAAACCCCACCCGGCATCACCTCCCTGCAGCATGCCACTGAGGCTTCCTCACCCCACCGAGGTGCGCTGGGGTGTATGGGGGGGGCGACTTAAATATCCCCTTCCACCGGCCCCCAAAGGCAGGGCACAGGGCTCTGCCACGCTGGGGCTGCAACCCTCAACTGCCACGGGGGAGGGGGGGCCAGCGGAGCCCCGGTGGGGTGCTCCACAGCACCACGGGGCGCAGGGTCCTTGCTGGGGCCGCTGCCCGGTGAGCACATGGCAGGGCCCGGACGGCGCTGCCTCCCTCCCGCTCTGCTCCCGCAACCACCGCCGCCTGCCCCGGCCCTTGCCCCGTCCCCCGCCACCCGCCCGCCCCGCGGGGCCCCGGCTCGCCCTCGGCCTGCGGCTCACCGGGGTCAAGGCTGCGGGCGAAGGGGATGCCGGGCAGCGCCGGCCGCGGGAGGCGGTTCAGTTCGCTCCTCCCCGGCATGCAACTGGCCGGGGGGGGACCGGGCAGGGAGCCGGCGGTGCCGGGGAGGGTGAAGGGGAACGGGCTCCCGGTGCAGGGAGGCGGCGGACGCGGTGTCGGCACGGCGTGGGCGCCGGGGGAGTGCGGCGGCGGGACATGAGGGTGCTGAGAGTGTGCGCAGCCTGCGTGCGGGGCAGGCACCAGGCTGATAACCACACGCACCGCGGCCACCGGCCCGGGGCTGAGCAAAGGGGGAGATGAGCCCCGTGGTGGCGTGGGGTCCCCTGGGACCGGAGCTGAAGTGGCTCATGGCTGTGCTGGGTCATTCCTGACAGCGGGAATCCTGCTGGGGCAGGACTTGCAGTGTGGGGTGTGTGCCCCTGCGCAGTGCTGGGGGCTTCACGGTGCGCAGGGCACCCGGCCTGGCCTCGGAGGAGCAGTGTGCGTGTGACGGGTGACAGGGTCTGACATCGCTCATGGGATGGGTCTGCTCCAGGTTGACCGTGCACCCTGAGCACTGCCCGTGGCCTCCTGTCCTTGCCGACATGCCTGAGCCCCTCCAGCCCCCGGCGGCAATTCCCTGCTGCTTATGGCTGTTTTCAGAAGGCTGTGTCCCCCCTCTATGTGTCTGGGCCGTGCTGCTGCCCCCGCTGTGTCTGCCGCTGTTCCGGCCTTATCGTGTTTTTGTGGAGAGCACAGGTACGATAAAACTGCTCAAATATTTGTGGAGACATCTGCGTGTGACCAGGGAGGAGAGCCCCTCCTGCTAGCCCGACGGGCAGGATCCACTGGTGCTGATTTCCCAAGGGAGTGCAGGCTTTTCACACCGCCGCAGCCCCCTcagccagggctgggcaggaggcATGAGCCTGGACGCTGGGGGCTTGCTGTGGGGCCAGGCACAGCGGGGTCTAAGCGCCGTTGTGGCACGGTGCAGCAGGACAGCATGGCCTTTGGGGGGGCACCCTGcatggcagggagctgtggCACCCCAGGGGTGCGGGTCCTGCAGCCCTTCACTGCAAGCGGTGCCCTTGGCAGTGCCCCCAGCGCTCCTGTGCCCGCGGGGGGGGGGTTCGAGTGGCCCTGACCATCTTTTCCCTGCGGCACTGCCTGGCAccctctgctccagcccagcaccaggcaccgcTTTGCCCCAGggaggctggggctggctgcagcagcaggaccccGAGGCTGCGTGGCACGGAGCGGGACAGTGCTCGCCTTGTTGCCGTCCCCCGAGGCAGGCGGCGGTGGCCGGGGCGCAGTCCCCGCTCCGGCCaagctcctctcctccctcctgggCGGGGAGAGTGGACAAGAGATAAAAGGGAGACCAGGGCCGGGTGGGCATTGCCAGGAGCCGCTGGGGCCACCGGGAGGGAGGTCTGGCCGGAGGACAGCAGTGGGAAGTGCGGTACTGGGggcttgttctcatgggggagagggctgggggctgggggtagatgcatccatccatcctgaGCAAACCCTGCagccccctgctcctgctccggCCCCATGTCCTCCCCCTGCCCATTAAATGTGGATGCTGGAGGGATGCCCGtatttcgggggggggggggggggggctgggttACGGGGGGCTGTGAGAGGAAGGGGCTTCAGGCAGATATTGGGGAGCAGGGGTTTAAAGGCTCTGTGCACCCCTCAAGTGCTTCATGGGGAGGCAAAGACTCTCAAGGTGACCTGAAGGTGAAACCATCCCAGTCCCAGTGACTCCCCACTGGTAGCCGAGGTGACAGGggctgcatccctgcctgcctctgggACAAAGACAGACCCCTGGCTGAGGTTGGGTTTGGGCTTTGGGGTCAGGGGGGTGGAGAAGACCTACGGGGGGAGCAGGACTTCATCCCCTAGTATGTGGAGCGATTCCCTTGCTGCTGGGGACGGATGGGGACACTCAGCTGTGGCAGTAGGTGCCCACTGGAGACTGCAGTGAGGGTGCTGTGCTTGTCAGGAGCTGGGCACCACGATTCCCTCACCCCatcccctttttgttttctcccgCAACGCGTGGttcccagctcccagtgctgtgctgggacCAGTCCAACACTGCCCACCAGTCTCTGTCTGTCCTGGAGGGGGGTGCATGGGattgctgtggggctgggaggacCCCATCATGTTGAGCCCTGGGGCAGAGGGGACACTAATGCCCTGTTCCCCCCTGCCAGGGGGTCCAGGGTCCGGGatggggctgctggtgctggcccTGGCTGCCTGGCTGGGGCTGGCCTCAGCCTCCGAAGGGGCAGACAACAGCAGCCGGCTCTGCCAGGAGGCACCGGCGTGGAGCATCAATGGCTTGAGCCCCATGGAGGAGACTATGGGGCAGGTGACAGTGGTGGCCCTGCTGAAGGCCAGCTGACacttctgcctgcagcaggccCGCAGGTGagccctgctcccctgccccaAACCCAGCCCTGCTGTACTGGGGGCCAGCATCACAGCCCCACACCCTGGCACCCCCATCCCATTGCCTCCATCCCCGCAGCCTCGGGGGCCTGCGGGACAAGCTGGCCCGGCAGGGCACGGTCGATGTCCGCTACATGATCGTCAATGAGAAGGCACCGCTCTCCCGCGCCATGTTCAGGGAGCTGGAGCGCCAGGCCCCCCCGGGCATCCCTGTCTTCCAGCCGGAGCCGGAGGACCCTGATGTCTGGCAGGTCCTTGGGGGTGACAAGGATGACTTCCTTGTCTATGACCGGTGAGTGTGCCCCGTCTCGGCTGGGGCTTTCCTGGTTATGGGGCTTTTGATGGGCTTCCAAAAGCTCCCCCCCTGGCTTGAGCTGGACCATGGTGTCTGCCCGCAGGTGCGGCCGCCTGGCTTTCCACATCCAGCTGCCCTACAGCTTCCTCCACTTCCCCTACGTGGAGTCGGCCATCCGCTTCACCCACGGCAAGGACTTCTGTGGCAACTGCTCCCTCTACGCCAACACCACCCAGCAGGTAAGGAGCAGGGATGCTCGCCGGAGCCAGCTCCCTTCTCTCCTCTGGCGCTGCACATCAACCTTATCTTCATGTCAGGGACAGCTCGGGGTTGGCAGCTGCACTCAGCCGTGGTTGAGAGGGAAGGTGATGAGAGGTCTGGAGTAAGGGCACTTAAATGGGTCAGAGCTTTCAAGTGGAGAAGGAGTGGACTAATGGGGTCATAGCCCAGGTCTGGAAGAGCTAACTAGGGTTGTGGCTGTTCTGATGTAAGAAAGGGGCAGGCCATGGACCAGAGCTGGCACGCTCAGGGCAAAGGAAAGGACATCGCTCTGGGCTCCGCAGGTGATTGCTCacttcccaggaaaaaaaaatccatctggaAATATTAAATGCAAAGTCCCTTTCCTGGCTCAGGAATTCCCTCGACCACAGACAACTTGAGCCAAGGGATGTAGGTACAGAGGCTTCTACTCTGTGTGCTCCAGCCTCTCCTGTCCTCCCTGGGTCAGGGCTGGAGAGCCTTTGCTCTGACCTGTGCAGCCTTCTGCATGATGGATGCTCCTCCACCTCCACACCAGCTCGGATTTGTGCTTGCAGGCTCACTGCAGGGCTCTGTGTGCACTCACACCCTGCGCTAGCCCTTGTGTTGCTCTCCTCAGGCTAACAGCACCACGGAGGCCCCTGCAACCCTGAGCCCGCTTCCCAAACAAAAGGGGAAGGAGACGGAGACCCCCGTCCGCCAGCAGAACCCCATCCATCCTCACCGTCACCACGGGGTCAGCGGCGAGAGAGCCACAGACCCAAGTGGGGACCACGAACGTGCCACCCATGCTCACCGCCACGATGGGGACCATGGCCAGCCCCATGGAGACCATGGCCAGCCCCATCACGAggggaagaagcagaaggaggGAAATAAGCACTAAACCAGGGTGGGCAGCCTTGCAGAGCCCAGTAGTGTGCAGACCATGCCAGCTCGCTTCCCAGAGGCACAAAAGGACTTACTTTGGGCTGCTTGTCACTAGCAGCATTGGTGTAaccccctccagcatcccatATGTGGGTCATTACTCCCATTCTGTGACCAGGGACGAAAATCCCCCTCCAACCCTGCGGGGTGCCGCGTGCTCAGCCCCAGGGCTCAGTTCTGATCCCTCCTCCACCGCTGCCTGCCTTCCCGTGCTTCATGAAGCCTGCTGTGCAAACCGGGGTGTCCCGGTCGCTGCTGGCTGACACTGCACGGGGCAGCAGGACAGGGGTGGAAGGGCCggagctggggtgggagcagcactgctggaacaCTCTGCTCATCCTTGGCACCCCTGGATGTCCTGGAGCGAGGGGAGAGAGAGCGTGTACCCCGCAGGATGTGATCCCAGGGGATGCGGGCACCAGTCGCAGGTCCCCATGGTCTAAACCCTGTACCCCTACAGCTGCCACTTtctggggacccccccccccccaagccttGCACACGGGTATGTGCAGTGGTGATGGGTGGCCGCAAGATGGTGGCCTTGTCCCCTCGTGGAGACCTAGGGGCTGTATCCAGGACCCACAGCCctgggaggaggggggaggatGCTGGGGTCTCTGCTGTGGGAGATCGGAGGATGATGCGGGTACCCAGAGTGAATAAAGCCTCTGTGAAGTGAACCCTGCTCAGCCTGGTCTCTGGTGGGGCTCCTCCTCCAGCGATTGCAGGAAGCTcacccagcacaggctggctCTGGGCTTTTTGGTGGGCACAGGGCACACATCTTTGGGGGATGTGGACCCCATAGAGCTGGCAGTGATTTGCATTCCCTTGTGCAGATGTTGAAGATCAAAGAGGCCCCATCTCTTCATACCTTCTGGATACCTCCTCCTGCCAGGATGTGAGCCCGGGGCTTAGTGCCCCCCAGGGCAGGGCATTCACCTGCACTGCAAAGGGGGAAGTTTGGCCGGACACCTCAGTCCCCGGTTTGTAGGTGTGATGTTGGGGGCCTGCCCTGAGCTGCTGTTGTGGGGCCAAAGTTCCTACACATAGTCCAAAGTCATCTTGGGCATCTtggctccagtgccctgatcggTCCCCACTGTGAGCGTATCATGGGGCTCCCCAGCCCTCAAGTTGGATGCACCCCTGGTAGGCACCCTGGGCTGCCCCATGCCTTCAACTCCAGCCCCATAGCACTTCACTCTAGCTCAGTCCATTATCCCACACAGCTCCACTCATACCTGCTGTGAACTCTCCATCTCTCAAGGCTCCACAGCCTTAGTGAGGAGCAGAGATGTCTTTTCTGCTCAGTGTTATGTGGTGCCATGTGTGGTGTGTGTCCTGCTGATGATGCTCTGAGCTGGATTTCTGCACCCCTGCACCCTGTCTCTGCAGGGAGTGCTCTGCCCAGTGACTGGGGCAAGAGCCAGGGTGAAGAGGAGCTGTTCCTCACTGGAATGAGAACAATGGGATCAGGTTGGTCATTCTCACCAGCTCAGGGGAGCCAGCCAGGCTCTCCCATGGGGTGCTGGCTGAGCCTCTGTTCCCCTTCTTCATCTCTcttgctccctccctcctcctctcccttcctcctctacctgctccagcagccacaAGGGCACCTCTGTCTGCCGCTCCTGCCATCAATATTGAGgttatctttttcttctggcaGCTGCTGTAATTGAAACAAAGCAGGCCGGGCCTCACGGGCTCCGCTGCTCTCACTCATTTCGCGGGTGCTGCTGAGACAACCAATTCATCTTACCCATGCGCGGCTGGCCTCTTTTCCTCCAGAGCCAGGCAGAGCCCTCTCCCCTCCACGGCTGGTGGGAGCAgtctgctgtgtgctgctctgccccagcctcccGTCCATGGCTTGCAGCAGCTGGGTGCTGGCCACCAGCAGGAGATGCCACAGCGGGGAGAGGTGCGCGCTGGGAGGATGCTGATGActtttatctctttcttttgctttccgATGCTTCCTTTTGTTAAACTCCACATCCTTTCCTTGCACAGCTCCCAAAGGTTCCTGTCAAGGAGGTGACAGGTGATGAGTGGGACATACATAGATTTGCATTCCCTTGCTAATGACCAGATCTGCGATTAGCAGTGGCCCACATAGGGATAATGTCTGGTGCTGGGTGGGCAGCCCAGTGGTGCTTCATTGCCTCCCAGCAGATGAACTTCCAGCCCTGAAGGCTTGGGTTGGTATTCTGCTTTAGGTATTGAAACTGAAGCTTGGGGAAGTGCTGTGACACTGTTAGGGTGAAGTCCTGCATGTCTGAGTAATGGCAAAAGTTGAGGGTAAAGCTGATGCTGCTCCATATATTATTGTCCATAGGCCTGAAGGGTTTGTGGGTGCTGCATTTGGGGCCCCCGTGGCATCACTCTCCCCTGAAAGGAGACCTGGAGCTCTGCAAAACCTATGTCAGTGTC from Lathamus discolor isolate bLatDis1 chromosome 3, bLatDis1.hap1, whole genome shotgun sequence encodes the following:
- the LOC136010845 gene encoding selenoprotein Pb-like, producing the protein MGLLVLALAAWLGLASASEGADNSSRLCQEAPAWSINGLSPMEETMGQVTVVALLKASUHFCLQQARSLGGLRDKLARQGTVDVRYMIVNEKAPLSRAMFRELERQAPPGIPVFQPEPEDPDVWQVLGGDKDDFLVYDRCGRLAFHIQLPYSFLHFPYVESAIRFTHGKDFCGNCSLYANTTQQANSTTEAPATLSPLPKQKGKETETPVRQQNPIHPHRHHGVSGERATDPSGDHERATHAHRHDGDHGQPHGDHGQPHHEGKKQKEGNKH
- the HPDL gene encoding 4-hydroxyphenylpyruvate dioxygenase-like protein, whose amino-acid sequence is MAASLSRPFFISLHVPYRQGWAQDLANTFRFQPVAVRETPRVRQLALCRGCAVFLLNERLNPAPATEFLYDVDPRPTLGTASNVCFEVDDVPGLCRQLQSRGCSVPVPPTEVRDDGGSVTYGVVRSVVGNISHTLLDRSRYRGPFLPGFQPIRGASSATGDGIEITHFDHITYVCRRGGTRAALDWYQRCFGFQRFLLNPQERLDKGYVLGGQGTGMLLLALQSTQGTPGHSCKLVLAESLSKDGTNQVDTFLEQHGGAGIQHVGLRTTDIVTTTRTLQQRGARFFTPPGTYYSQDGKAEEIEGAGQDPHALSELGILLDTTAPRDKGTDAAESPSQEYLMQIFTHPIFSEETFFLELIDRRGAPGFGEGNIRALWKAVQIYMDQQQ